The following coding sequences are from one Diospyros lotus cultivar Yz01 chromosome 7, ASM1463336v1, whole genome shotgun sequence window:
- the LOC127806132 gene encoding 1-phosphatidylinositol-3-phosphate 5-kinase FAB1B isoform X3: MGNFPQSDNYYGAVSYDRTDHLYGPHEVRADGKNIDTECRTYSISPGSSGTQELEGFVKVGEEVVSCKNDEKYKVSPIYSADSKDSVLVDFENNALLWLPPDPEYQEDERDAVSFDEEEDAVGELGYPHTSSSFSSRQFHNKDRSSEEHRKAMKNVVDGHFRTLVEQLLHVENVSLSVEENKENWLDIITSLSWEAATLLKPDTSEGGRMDPGGYVKVKCIACGCPSDSMVVKGVVCKKNVAHRRMASKIDKPRLLILGGALEYQRVSNHLSSFDTLLQQEMDHLKMAVAKIDAHHPNVLLVEKSVSRYAQEYLLERNISVVLNLKRPLLERIARCTGAQIAPSVDHLTSQKLGYCNSFHVEKFLEEHGSAGQIGKKLTKTLMFFEGCPKPLGCTILLKGASGDELKNVKHILQYGVFAAYNLALETSFLADEGASLPELPLKSPISVALPENPPSIGRSISIIPGINASETGKPQETCALSASQIPNNLSALTSAATFPPQWKSDMELSACLSQSHTSQTLHSGPPMTVVKLAASHDSICPGHDFSDVCQKLPSTYHATEESSKVGLEERLNGNFWEVLGEDNISYNHFSTSEGMEQGVGGCHSNGNLFPANCLSASNFASLAIEGNTNSGEVGSLREELSPLPSDHRSILVSLTTRCVWKGTVCERAHLFRIKYYGSFDKPLGRFLQDHLLDQSYRCPSCEMPSEAHVHSYTHQQGSLTISVKKLQQFILPGEREGKIWMWHRCLQCPRMNGFPPATRRVVMSDAAWGLSFGKFLELSFSNHAAASRVANCGHSLHRDSLRFYGSGRMVACFRYTTIQIHSVHLPCPKLEFNFNNQEWIKKEVNEVRSNKDLLFSEVHNALFQISEQILHDSSMKAPESRSRVAELEEILQKEKEELEMLLQQELNRKGKLGHPIIDILEINKLRRQLIFHSYVWDQRLIYSLCSDSNKVHSLSNLTAKLKEKYVSSIDRPVEILQDAKIDTINHHGKVCMLNKPNEIPKGKNKDGDLNCRKEAAENIFFSENMENELDNPESGRNPRRALSEGQFSMGTNLSGTLDSTWSGENHPRIITPKDNGHRHPNKVVADSSIEVDTFAANSDLENCTNGHDGANVAHSPASSFSFEEPRNSMCWVGMPFFNFYYLLNTDSLLCGQIISKVNKYNPVYIMSFRKLVCQGGARLLLPVGFNDIVVPVYDDEPTSIISYALVSADYHTQISKEPEKPKDGIESSFSLPLLDSFSLPLLDSPNLLSLHSFDEISAESFRSLKSTDESIFYTPGSQSSVLEALLFTKTLHARVSFTDDGPLGKVKYTVTCYYAKKFEDLRRNCCPSELDFIRSLSHCRKWGAQGGKSNVFFAKTLDDRFIIKQVTKTELESFIKFAPAYFNYLSESIRSGGPTCLAKILGIYQVSSKYLKGGKESKMDVLVMENLLFGRNITRLYDLKGSSRSRYNPDSSGSNKVLLDQNLIEAIPTSPIFVGNKAKRLLERAVWNDTSFLAAIDVMDYSLLVGVDEEKNELVVGIIDFMRQYTWDKHLETWVKASGILGGPKNTPPTVISPKQYKKRFRKAMSSYFLVVPDQWSPTDLCQENSRS, translated from the exons ATGGGGAATTTTCCACAATCTGACAATTATTATGGTGCTGTCAGTTATGATAGGACTGACCACCTCTATGGACCACATGAAGTCCGTGCAGATGGTAAGAATATTGACACAGAATGCAGGACTTACTCTATTTCACCTGGGAGCTCTGGGACACAAGAATTAGAAGGATTCGTAAAGGTTGGGGAAGAAGTGGTCAGTTGCAAGAATGATGAAAAGTATAAAGTTTCTCCTATATACAGTGCGGACAGTAAGGATTCTGTACTTGTTGATTTTGAGAACAATGCACTACTTTGGCTTCCTCCCGATCCTGAATATCAAGAGGATGAGAGAGATGCTGTTTCGTTTGATGAGGAGGAGGATGCTGTGGGAGAGTTGGGTTATCCACATACTTCAAGCAGCTTTAGCAGTAGGCAGTTCCATAATAAGGATAGGTCAAGTGAAGAGCATCGAAAAGCCATGAAAAATGTAGTCGATGGGCATTTTAGAACCTTGGTAGAGCAACTTCTGCATGTTGAGAATGTATCTCTGAGTGTGGaggaaaataaagagaattggCTGGATATTATTACATCTTTGTCCTGGGAAGCTGCTACTCTTCTTAAGCCAGATACAAGTGAGGGTGGCAGAATGGATCCTGGTGGATATGTAAAGGTTAAATGTATAGCCTGTGGGTGTCCCAGTGATAG TATGGTGGTTAAAGGAGTTGTCTGTAAGAAAAATGTTGCTCATCGACGAATGGCATCAAAAATAGATAAACCGCGACTCCTAATTCTTGGAGGGGCTTTGGAATATCAACGGGTTTCTAACCATCTGTCAAGTTTTGATACATTGTTGCAGCAG GAAATGGACCATTTGAAGATGGCAGTGGCAAAAATTGACGCTCATCACCCTAATGTTCTTTTGGTAGAGAAATCAGTATCCCGATATGCACAAGAATACCTGCTTGAAAGAAACATCTCGGTTGTTTTGAATCTCAAGAGGCCACTTCTAGAGCGTATAGCTCGCTGTACAGGTGCTCAGATAGCCCCTTCAGTTGATCATCTTACATCACAAAAACTAGGCTATTGCAATTCATTCCATGTGGAGAAGTTTCTTGAAGAGCATGGAAGTGCTGGGCAAATTGGGAAGAAATTGACAAAGACATTGATGTTTTTTGAGGGTTGTCCAAAACCATTGGGCTGTACT ATTTTGCTCAAGGGTGCTAGTGGGGATGAGTTGAAAAACGTGAAGCACATTCTCCAGTATGGAGTATTTGCTGCTTATAATTTGGCTCTAGAGACATCATTTCTTGCTGATGAAGGTGCTTCTCTGCCAGAACTTCCTTTGAAATCTCCAATAAGCGTTGCATTACCTGAAAACCCCCCTAGTATTGGCAGGTCAATATCTATCATACCTGGTATCAACGCTTCTGAGACTGGGAAGCCTCAGGAGACCTGTGCTCTTAGTGCGTCTCAAATACCAAACAACTTGTCAGCTTTAACTTCAGCAGCTACCTTTCCCCCCCAATGGAAATCAGACATGGAGCTATCAGCATGCCTCTCACAGAGTCATACCTCTCAAACTTTGCACTCAGGACCTCCCATGACTGTTGTGAAACTTGCTGCTTCTCATGACTCCATATGTCCTGGGCATGACTTCTCAGATGTTTGTCAAAAGCTGCCCTCCACTTATCATGCCACTGAGGAGAGCAGCAAGGTTGGTCTTGAGGAAAGACTGAATGGAAATTTCTGGGAGGTATTGGGAGAGGATAATATATCTTATAATCATTTTTCCACTTCAGAAGGAATGGAACAAGGTGTTGGAGGTTGTCATTCTAATGGTAATCTGTTTCCTGCAAATTGTTTGAGTGCTTCAAATTTTGCATCCTTAGCAATAGAAGGCAATACTAACAGTGGGGAAGTGGGTTCTCTGAGAGAAGAGTTATCTCCCTTGCCTTCTGATCATCGGAGCATTTTGGTGTCCTTAACAACACGCTGTGTGTGGAAGGGAACTGTGTGCGAACGTGCCCATCTCTTTCGCATTAAATACTATGGATCCTTTGATAAGCCTTTGGGGCGGTTTTTACAAGACCATTTGCTTGACCAG AGTTATCGGTGCCCATCATGTGAGATGCCATCAGAAGCGCATGTTCACTCCTATACTCATCAGCAAGGCAGCCTGACAATTTCTGTAAAGAAGCTTCAACAGTTTATTCTTCCAggggaaagagaaggaaaaatctgGATGTGGCACCGTTGCCTGCAATGTCCTCGGATGAATGGATTCCCTCCTGCCACAAGAAGAGTAGTAATGTCAGATGCTGCATGGGGTTTATCTTTTGGGAAATTTTTGGAGCTTAGCTTTTCAAACCATGCTGCTGCAAGCAGGGTTGCAAACTGCGGTCATTCACTTCACCGAGATTCTCTTCGGTTCtatgg TTCTGGAAGAATGGTTGCTTGCTTTCGCTACACTACAATTCAGATTCACTCTGTGCATCTTCCATGCCCAAaacttgaatttaattttaataatcagGAGTGGATAAAAAAAGAAGTTAATGAG GTCAGAAGCAATAAAGATCTCTTATTTTCTGAGGTGCACAATGCTCTATTTCAAATATCAGAGCAGATATTGCATGACAGTAGCATGAAAGCACCAGAATCAAGAAGCAGAGTAGCAGAACTGGAGGAGATTCtacagaaggagaaagaagaattgGAG atGTTGCTACAACAAGAGTTGAACAGGAAGGGTAAACTTGGCCATCCCATAATCGATATTCTTGAGATTAATAAACTAAGAAGGCAGTTAATCTTCCATTCTTATGTATGGGATCAACGTCTGATATATAGTTTATGCTCAGACAGCAACAAGGTTCACAGTCTGAGCAATTTGACTGCAAAACTGAAGGAGAAATATGTCTCTTCTATTGACAGGCCTGTTGAGATTCTTCAGGATGCTAAAATTGATACAATTAATCACCATGGAAAGGTTTGCATGCTAAACAAACCCAATGAAATTCCTAAGGGAAAGAACAAGGATGGGGATCTGAATTGTAGGAAGGAGGCtgcagaaaatattttctttagtgaaaatatggaaaatgaaTTGGACAATCCAGAGTCTGGAAGAAACCCAAGAAGAGCCCTTTCAGAAGGGCAATTTTCCATGGGGACAAACTTATCAGGCACCTTGGATTCCACTTGGTCTGGTGAAAATCACCCAAGAATTATAACACCTAAAGATAATGGTCATAGACATCCTAACAAAGTTGTGGCAGATTCTTCAATTGAGGTGGATACTTTTGCTGCAAACTCAGATTTGGAGAACTGCACTAATGGCCATGATGGGGCCAATGTAGCTCATTCTCCTGCCTcgtcattttcttttgaagagCCAAGAAATTCCATGTGCTGGGTAGGGATGCCCTTCTTTAATTTCTATTACTTATTGAACACAGACTCTTTGTTATGTGGTCAAATTATTTCCAAAGTTAACAAGTATAATCCTGTCTATATCATGTCATTCAGAAAGCTAGTATGTCAAGGTGGTGCCCGGCTACTTCTTCCTGTGGGTTTTAATGATATTGTTGTTCCTGTTTATGATGATGAACCCACTAGCATTATATCATATGCACTTGTCTCAGCAGATTATCATACCCAGATATCCAAGGAGCCTGAGAAACCAAAAGATGGCATAGAATCTTCATTCTCCTTACCACTCTTGGATTCATTCTCCTTACCACTCTTGGATTCACCAAATCTGCTCTCACTTCACTCTTTTGATGAGATATCTGCTGAATCCTTTAGAAGTTTGAAATCCACTGATGAGAGCATTTTTTACACACCTGGGTCTCAGAGCTCAGTTTTGGAGGCACTCTTGTTCACAAAAACTTTGCATGCCAGGGTATCTTTCACGGATGATGGCCCTCTTGGGAAAGTGAAGTATACTGTGACTTGTTACTATGCAAAGAAATTTGAGGATTTGAGAAGGAACTGTTGCCCCTCGGAGTTGGATTTTATACGCTCACTCAGTCATTGTAGAAAGTGGGGTGCACAGGGTGGCAAGAGTAATGTGTTTTTTGCAAAAACCTTAGATGACCGGTTTATCATTAAACAGGTTACAAAGACAGAGTTGGAGTCATTTATCAAGTTTGCACCAGcttatttcaattatttgtcTGAATCCATCAGATCAGGAGGTCCAACTTGCCTGGCAAAGATCTTGGGCATTTACCAG gtttcatcaaaatatctcaaaggTGGAAAAGAGTCAAAAATGGATGTGTTAGTGATGGAGAATCTTCTGTTTGGGCGTAACATCACAAGGCTGTATGACCTTAAGGGATCTTCTCGGTCACGGTATAATCCAGATTCAAGCGGAAGCAATAAAGTTCTTCTTGACCAAAACCTGATTGAAGCAATTCCAACTTCTCCAATTTTTGTGGGTAACAAGGCAAAGCGATTGCTGGAGAGAGCTGTTTGGAATGATACTTCATTTCTGGCA GCAATTGATGTAATGGACTATTCCTTGCTGGTTGGCGTGGATGAAGAGAAAAACGAGTTGGTTGTTGGGATTATTGATTTCATGAGGCAATATACGTGGGACAAACACCTTGAAACTTGGGTCAAAGCATCTGGCATCCTTGGCGGGCCTAAGAACACTCCTCCAACTGTCATATCTCCCAAGCAGTACAAGAAACGGTTTAGGAAAGCCATGTCTTCTTATTTTCTCGTGGTGCCAGATCAGTGGTCGCCAACGGACCTTTGCCAAGAGAACTCACGATCATAG